The Aspergillus nidulans FGSC A4 chromosome VIII genome contains the following window.
GGAAAATCGATGGAAGTTCGGGCCTAAACCTGGCCGGCCGTAGCTCCAGGACTTGCGCCACTTTTGCTGGGGTTCCCGACCCGTGGCTCgtctgctcctcctcctttgtGTCCACCGTCCGCCGTCCAGTGTCCAGtggcctgagcctgagcacCGAGCGCTGCGGTTAGCTCACCTCCTTAGCTTCTGCGTTATTCCTTACCACTCACTGTAcaacctcttctcctcttttctaCCATTCTTCTGCCCTCGCCTGTGTCCTCTCGCTTTGCTTATATTTATTCTTGTTTTTCAATATCGCTCTCCTTGAATCTCGCCCGCCCCATAAACCCACCGGCCTTGATCTTGCTACGCTAGAGCTCATTCCCCAGATTCTCACTGCGGGCCGTCGCATCAACCTCACCACCCACCACTTTGCCTCCTTCCGCCTCACCACAACTGTACTCTGCCTGCGAAACTGCGCCATCCTACTTACCCTCCGCGCTTCCGCCTCGCTCCCGTTCGTCTCGCGACCGATCAGGGGACCTCACCTGATTTCCTCGACTGAATCGCACGACATAACTCCCCTCTTTCCCGTCCGCCTCAAGATGCGCTGCTCTTGAGCGGACCCGCCCATAGTTACTGGAGCCAGATCGCTTTTCAACGTCACTTATGGTCACGCTACCACATACGATCCCGCATTTCCAGTGACATTCTCATCGTCGCGATTTCAAGCCGAGCATTGTTTAGACTTATTTTTCCCTACTGTGAGCCGGGTTACAAGAACATAAAAAGGGGGAGAGaacagggaaaaaaaagagacTATATTTCTACGAATCCGACTAGACCCTTCGATTCCTTTGGCGCCCCCGACCTGTCGCGAAGCGCTATCTCTTCACACACATTGTTTTGTCCCTTCTAGACTGGAAGCCTGGTCGCTTCTCGTACGGCGCTGAGTTGCTTTCAAGAGACGGATAGTTGCGCGGGGTACGGCTTGACATTTTCGTTGCTGGGTTGGCTATAGATTATAAAAAGTTTCGTTCTTCCATTCTAGACTGGTGAGTCAACTGCCCATTTGAGTTTGATTGTTGCTGATGGCTGAGGTTGTTTTATAGACGCGATCACGAATTTGCTGCGTTTATGCCCACGATCCTTTCGCATTGAAAGTACCATACACCCTAACTACGCAAATTTCTTTGACTTGCAAGGTATGTGGAAACATCATTTTCTTTCGTTCTGCCTAGCACCCATGCGCTGTTATTCCCGTTTGATACGAAGCCCCAGAGGCATTATATCATGTCTGCGTTCTATGTATGGACCAGATAAAATGATCAAACCTCAAGTCAACGAAAAGTTGCGCAGTCGACAAGCTGTCACATCCCAAGGAAAGCTATTTTATGTCTTAAATTCATCAGCTTCATGAGATTCACTGTGTCAGCATGAATTATCCAGCACAAAGTGGTGAAACTGGTGTTATAAGAAGTCTACTTACCTGGTTGCTGGTTTTATCTGATGTCGTCTCTTGCGGCAGTTGTTATATTCCTATTTCCTAACTTTGTTATTGTCTTAATTGCGCACCATCTTCGTGTACTACTGGATTCGAGAACACAACTTTACGGCTAACGCTTGACTTTGATGAACAGGCTATACACTGCGGGGCTTGTCTACCTACACATCTCTTCTGCACAGTAGCTTACGCGCTGTTGCGGGATAATAGAGATTTCAATTGTTCCTCATATTCACAGGTGAGAACGATTTCACTTATTGGACCATAACCCACATGTCTCAGTACTAACGCTGTGGTAGCGAATCCCTGCACAAGCCGGTCCCGGCTGTTGCAAATCAGCCTCATATCTGCTCAGTGCCATCAATATCTGGCTCGCAACCCTAGCTTTTGTGAAAGGTATGTTAGATGATCCTCATCCAGTTTTCCTCTTTTCAGACCTTCCACAACTGTCGCAAAATTCATTTATTGTCTTTGAAACAATCGCCCATGCCTGTACCGTCTGCTTCGGAAGAGTCTCCTATGCCCACAAAGCTCACGATTGGGTTATATGTAGTATTCGCAGTTGAATCCTCAGACAGAGCCCGTCGTATTCATCGCCTCAAAGTTGTGTTCTTTCGTCAGCTTGAAAAACACCATGGCCGCGCCATCCAACAGCAAACCCTCGTCGGTCTCCCAGACTCCGCCGAACAACGCAACAGCCAGGTTGGAAAAAAGCCATCCTGGCATTCGTCGTTCGACCCCTGATTCGGAAGCCCTCGCGTCTTccgatgatgatggagagCATCCCTTGCCTGCACCTTCTACTAGTATGCCTGCGCAGAAGCCCGTACGCCGGACCTCGTGGCTCAATGAGATCCCGGTTTCAATAACTCGCAAGGCACCAGTGGCTGGTCCTCTATCGACTGGAGCTTCCAATCCAACTAGTCCTGCTACCGAACAATCTGGATGGCAGACCAACACAAGCCCTGGATTGAACAGCTCTATAACTTGGAACAATGTCGGCAATAGTTCATTCCCGTGGGGTACTGGAATCTGGAACACTGATTCACGTAAAGAACCCCCTCCTCGGCTGTCAGAGCTTGTTCCGTCGCCCACGATGTCCATCCCATCGACCGCAAGTAACTACTTGGCTGAAGAACTCCTGAGTCCCACTACTCGGACAACCTCTGGTGACTCTTCCATCCCATTCTCCATCCCGCTCCACCCGACCCCGAAGACCTACCGCTCGCAGTCATACTCTGTGGGCCAGCTGGATCCTGAATATTCGGCTTTGAATACGGGCAACAAAACCACCACTGCTTTTAGTGGTGGTCGTTCTCGGAATGGTGCACAATTCTCCGCTTTGCAGCATCGCTCCTCTAGACCTAGCTTGCTTGGAGAGTTAGGCCATGATCCTGCTACGCTTGGTCGGGTTCgtgaagatgaggacgatggtGTTGAAAGCCCTGGTGGATCGGACGGCAGCTACAGCAATATCAATGCTGATCAAGCCCGCACTATTCAGCAACTTTCCCGTGAGAACGCTCTTCTACGCCAAGCAGCCGGACAGATCGAATCTTCGTTCAGAGATCGTGCCATGTCGACTGCATCCGCCGCTGGCGGATTTGCGGTTGGCGGTGGACCTCGTAACTCGCACCGGATCCATGGCAGTGTCCCCGAAGAAGGGGACCCAGCAGTAGAGGACCTCGATGAGGTGGGCAACATACCTGGTTACAGCGATCTGTATAGCAACACCAGAAGAAGGTTTTCCGAGCATTCTGTCAATTTGGAGAAGCAGTTTTCCGGCTTCGCGCCTTTGGAGAACCGTAACCTGGGAAGGGCGCATTGGCAGACTTCTCTTGGGTTTGGTAGCCTTGCAGATATTCCACAGAGCCGGCGTCATTCCTTCGCCGATATTCCAATGCGACACCCCTCTGTCTCTGGCGACACTCAGGTGACCAGTAGCTCCCGAGTCGGGTTGAACGAGCAGGATGAGAATTATGCCAATATCAACCAAGTTTCGGTCTCAAATGCACCAGGTCAAAATCGTGAGTACCAGCGCCTTGCTATGCTCCCTCGTCCCGAAGAGGAACATGAAATGGAGTCGGAGTATTTACGAGCTCGTCGATTTGCAGAGTCTTATTTTGCTCGAGACCCCTCTCTTCGCAGTGCCGCCGATGCCCAATCCCCAATGACGCCTCCGTTTCACCAAACTTTCAACCCGTATGTTCGTCATCAACCTGTCCTTCCGCATCAGAACCAACTGCTTTACATTGTCACGTTCAAGTGCCACCGTGCAGACGTCTTCTACATACAAGAAGATACCGGTCTTCAAGTAAATCCTGGAGATCTAGTCATTGTTGAAGCAGACCGTGGCACCGACCTTGGAACCATACAGCATGCCAACATCTCCTTACAGAAGGCGCGGGAGCTGAAACAGCAATACGCCGAAGAACATTACaaatggttgatgatgttCTCTAGGCAAGGACAAAATGGTGCTGCAGGCGGTAGTGTCCCTGGCAGCCGGAGCGCTATTGGCGGCATGGGAACTCATGGTGCACACGGTGTGCAGGAGTCTGCTGGTGAAATCAAGCCAAAGTTGATTAAGCGACTTGCCCAGAACCATGAAATATTGACCTTGCGTGACAAGGAAGGAAATGAAGCGAAGGCCAAGCGTGTCTGCCAGCAAAAGGTTGCAGAACATCGCCTCAATATGGAGATTCTTGACGCGGAGTTCCAGATGTGAGTATTACCTTGTTCCGCTTAAATAGCAAACACTAATAAGGAACAGGGACTGGAAGAAACTCACTTTCTATTACTTTGCTGACTCCTATATTAACTTTAATTCCCTCGTTACCGACCTTTTCAAGATTTACAAAACTAGAATTTGGATGTCCGCCATCAACCCGGCGTCATTTGTCACACCTCCGAGTGCTGGCCTTCACACCCCAAACCCTCTTGGATATGGCCAAGATTCTCCAGGAGACCGTTCCCACCAACGCGACGGCAGAGGATTCGGTCACTCTCGTGACGCTCTTGACGCTGGACGTGATGGTGTTGGCCTTTTGCGCAGTGGATACGGTGACACCTACCAACAGTTTGTTCACAACCCTCGTCAACCCGAggctggcgttggcggaCTTGCCTCAGCCGACCCTTTCACTTCCTACCAACCGGGTGGGTATGGCTCCCTGGAGTACGCCGACTATACAGCTACTTCAGGAGGAAACACTGGACCGTCTCGTATGCAACCCGCGCCTGGTGAATGGATGAACCGTTTTCAAGGCCTGTCGCTCAACTCTTGAAGCTGGGTCTTAAGAGGCGACTTCGCCCTGTTTTCGTGGCATCCCGTTTTTTCATTTTAACGGTACGGCGTTACCAAGTTTCTCAAGATGTCTACTTCTCATTTCAACATGTACCCAATCTGTTGTgcgttttcttttccttttttctaATGTGTCATAAGAGGCTAGAAATCATGTGCAATGGGTCAAGAAAGAGTAGGGTCTGTCGTTAATGCTGGTTCTTAATAGACTTTTCAGCTTTACGAACAGACGGCGCGgtggcttttttttttttttttaaaggCGactctcatcttctcttctaaCGGTGTACAATCTCTTTGTTCCATTTTAGTAGATGGTTTTGCTCGTTCTTTTATTTTCGGTGTACTTATCGTGTCCATGGCGATGGATAACTACAGAAGATTGTATCGTTGGGTCCATCGAGGGTTTCTCGTGCATCAAAGTCAGGATGGTGTGTTAGGTAGATTCAGATTGAATGTAATGCGAAGTGTTGAGCTCGTTGACCACTAGGTCTTGGAGTGTCTATAGCATAGTCTCCAACCGTTAAACGTCCAGACTCAGGAATCGACTGCAGTTCTAATTTGATGCCTTACGGCCTTAGGGCTGACATAGGTTGGATGCCTCAAACATCAGCTATCACCAGGTCGGCAACTGATTGGTTATGCCCGCCTCGCCTAATTTGCTAGCGTCCCACACACAATCTCCTCAAGAGATCTCACCTTCGAActtttccagctgcgacAATCGACGACAAGCCGACGACCTCCAAGCCGACAAGGTATGTCAAGTTGAACATTCTGTTTCCATCTCACATCGTCGACCTCAGTTCGCAAATCTCCAACTATACAATCCGTCCAAGTTACATTTCGAATCTAACGGTGTGAATTTCCGTCCAGATGGGTGCCCTCAAGTACGTTGAAGAgattcagaagaagaagcagtccGACGTGATTCGCTTCCTGCTGCGTGTCCGTTGCTGGGAGGTGAGAATTCCCCCCCAAGAATCGATCATTTAACATTCCGCCGGGTGCTCGTGTGCTTTGCCGTAGGATACCTCTTTGTTGCAGAGAAGGTTCTTAAAGGCGCCTCGAAACGGTTTCTTTCGCCGGCGGATGAATGTTGTGGCACCAAAGGGTGTCTTGCTATACACTCGTTGAACTTTGCTGAGAGTGCATCAATATAGCTCCGTCAGCTGAACGCTATCCACCGTgcttctcgtccttctcgtcccGACAAGGCCCGTCGTCTCGGTTACAAGGCTAAGCAGGGATATGTTATCTACCGTGTCCGTGTGCGCCGCGGTGGCCGCAAGAGGCCCGTTCCCAAGGGTGCCACCTACGGTATGCATTCCTCGAATACTTCATATGGCACAGAGAGTAGGAGGTTAATTGAAGTTTTCGCATTTAGGCAAGCCCACCAACATGGGTGTTAACCAGCTCAAGTACCAGCGTGCTCTCGCTGCTACCGCTGAGGAGCGTGTCGGTCGCCGTTGCGCCAACCTGCGTGTCCTGAACTCCTACTGGATCAACCAGGACTCCACCTACAAGTACTTCGAGGTCATCCTTGTCGACCCCCAGCACAAGGCCATCCGCCGCGATCCCCGCATCAACTGGATCTGCAACGCCGTTCACAAGGTACGTCGTCATTTATATTGGAAGCTCATATATCTGTTTGTACGGGGCATTTGCTAATGTAGATCTCATATAGCACCGCGAGGCTCGTGGTCTCACCTCTACCGGCAAGAAGTCCCGTGGTATCAACAAGGGTCACCGCTACAACAACACCTCTGGCGGTCGCCGACACACCTGGAAGCGCCAGAACACCCAGAGCTACTGGAGATACCGTTAAGTGTAGTTGGATGGGTTTTGTGGAGCTTCTGGATTATGGGAAAAAGCTATCTTTGTGGACGTGTCTATTCAGCCAATGCCAGTCAGGGCTTGCTTCATTGAGCTCTCAGGCTGCGAGATTAATGCAACAGATCCCCTGGGTTGGGTGTTAGCAAAAATCCTTTTATTTCAAGCATGATTCCCCGTCGCGGCTATTTCTTTAACGAAGTATGACGACTGTTTTGCTCTTTTCATAGCATTCTTGCTTGTAAAATGTAACACCGACATGATAGACCAGGTCTCCATCCTTTATTACGATCAGCCGTCTGCCATTGATCGGTAGGGGGTGAGGGCCATACGACGTACCGTTCAGACAGCCAAATACCTGCAACTGGTATCTGATAAGTGCGGATAAAGAGCCTTGATGACGTCTAGCATCGGTTTAAGATGTGCAATGTAACGGCCGAACGCTATCTTGACTGTCTGACGGATGGAGCGTTCCCAAAATAGCAACGTCACCGTCACACTGAAATCCACCAGTTCCTGACCAGACTCATTCCCCGAGTCCCAATTGACCGCGCAACTGCTATTTCACAGACTTTTGTTGTCCAAGAGATGCATCACGCTTACTACTGCCTTGCTAAGTCGCCTAATATTACTGTGTCTCACTCCTCAGGCGTTGGATGGGTCCGAGGCAAGAGACACCGAAGGGTCCCATCCAATTAACCTGTCCTTCTACTGGTCCACGGTGTTTTGCGTAACCGCTGGCGATCTTTCTGGCCTCTCTGCCTAATTCACATCTTATcgattctcttccagatcctATTCTCTGGTCATCTTGCAAGATTCGAAGCCATTAGGGTCAAACGGCACATGTGACGCTGACTCGTATTCGTTTATCTTGAACCTACTTCGCAGCTCGCTCCTTCTCCCGCAACTGCCTTCGCTCTCGGGAGGCCACTTCCTGCCTCGGAATCCAGTCGGCGCTGAGACTGATCTCGACGGATTGTATCTCCCCTTCGATTGCATACCAATAGCGCTCGTCAGAAGCTGATTGCCCTCGTCATCCGAAGCTCGCCTGACTACAACTCCACGAGACGCATTCACTCTAGTCGCTCATCGCGTGATCAACCTGCGTCGGCAATACATGATAGTAATCCAAACGGAACTTCATCCCATAACGCTCAATTGAACGGAGCAGTCGGTGCGACTAATGCTCCCATATGCCGTCGCTGGCTGCGCATAAACCGTCGGCCCATCAATCCGCGAGTTCGGCCGGCGTCCAACCTGGCACAAGCCCCATTCCCGTGCCTATAGTTGGGGGTCGCTCCCCAAATCGCCTGCGCTATGGCGAGCCAAGGGTGACCGGCGCCCCGATCTCCCCGCCGTCGGGCCCGACATTCCACCGCGGACACTCGCGTTCAATCAGCCAGCCCTTTGCGTCCGCTCTTTCCGGAGTTGGGAAACGCCGAAACAAATCGATATCTGTTGAGGCGGACGTGGatactgatgatgatgatgaagacgacgatgatatttACATTCCGAATCCGAATCCCATATCTTCGAGTCCCCGCAAGGGCCTGCCACGAGTACCCCCAAAGGAGGAATTGACGACTGGGAAGTGCATGACCTGCAATAATACGGTGCGGTGGCCACGGCATTTAAAAGTCTTTCGATGCACGGAATGCTTGACGGTGAACGACCTGGATCCTTGCCAAGATTCAAAAGGTTCAGTAAATTTGAGCACAAGGAAGAATGCAAAGCCAATCCAGACGATTCCCAGAAAAGGTATGCCGTTCAGTTGAGCCGCGTCTTACTCATTGTGGAACTAAGCTGACAGTTATCTCAGCAATTCCATTGACAGTTGAACGAACCAAGAACATTATCGATCGATGCATCACCACTTACCTACAACAATGCCTAGGAGCCCCGCCAGTGCCCCCGAAGGATACATCGAGCGAAAGCTTCCGACAGACCTCATCTAAAGCCTCTGAGCACCTGACTGTACCCCAACACCCAACTGCGCCACGGGGTCGCAGCGTGTCGTCGGCAGGCACGCGCGAAAAGGCCGATGGTGGTGACACGGAGCTTGGGAATTTCAGCTACTCAAAAAATCCTTACCCCCCTGTTCCTCCACCTAAGGACAGTCGGAATGCTCCCAATTCTGTTAACTCTAGAGAGAGAAGTCGACTACGTGAAAGTGGGAAGGAGAAACATCCTTACATATTCCGAGAACTGGAGGACTATATAATATCAGGACTCAAAGGCTGTGACACTTTGAATGTGTCTTTCAATTCAGCCCATCATGCTCCCAGGGCCACACCAGAAAACAGCCAACCTGAACGCGACGTGGAGCGAAATCCTAGAAGAGCACAGGTAGATACAGCCGTTGAACTTGATGCTAAGACTTTGCTGGTGGGAGACTTGGTTGAGAACTCTTCTTGGTGGATGGTCGACGAAGATTCTACTGGAGTGCCGAGTCATAGCCAACATAAACACAGAACTACGAAAATAGTCAGTTCTAGGAGCCCACGTATCAACTGGATCGATGTCGATAAGTGGTATCAGCTCGTTCTAACGGCTGGTACAACTTGGGTCGAGAAGTGGTCAGTCATGAAGGTctccgaggaagaggatcgtGCGAGGGCAGAGGCATGGCTTATGGCAGATCTGAGTGTAATTGAAAAGGAGTTTACGGACTCGCGCGCACACCTTCATAGGACGCTCCTGAAAGCTACGGAGAGCCTTCTCAAACGACCACGGAGGCCATTGAAGAAACCTGATGATATCAGATTCCTGCTAATACTTCTATACAATCCCCTGATTTATCCGCCTAGTTCGACACTGGCAAATCTTAcagttgttgatggtgagCTGAAGCCGTCACATTCTGTGGGAAATAGTTCTGAAGGGCGGGCGGCAGGTAATAAAGCGCATACTGCAAAAGCGCAAAGCGGAGGGCCTGTTCAGCACCCTGGAATAATCAAGCGCATATTGGGCTTACTGTCAGACCTACCGAGCGACTGCCATCACTACCTCGTTTCATGGTTTTCACGCTTCTCGGTTGGTCATTTTGAAAAGCTCGTTGAACTTGTAGGCAGAT
Protein-coding sequences here:
- a CDS encoding PSP1 family protein (transcript_id=CADANIAT00002249), translated to MAAPSNSKPSSVSQTPPNNATARLEKSHPGIRRSTPDSEALASSDDDGEHPLPAPSTSMPAQKPVRRTSWLNEIPVSITRKAPVAGPLSTGASNPTSPATEQSGWQTNTSPGLNSSITWNNVGNSSFPWGTGIWNTDSRKEPPPRLSELVPSPTMSIPSTASNYLAEELLSPTTRTTSGDSSIPFSIPLHPTPKTYRSQSYSVGQLDPEYSALNTGNKTTTAFSGGRSRNGAQFSALQHRSSRPSLLGELGHDPATLGRVREDEDDGVESPGGSDGSYSNINADQARTIQQLSRENALLRQAAGQIESSFRDRAMSTASAAGGFAVGGGPRNSHRIHGSVPEEGDPAVEDLDEVGNIPGYSDLYSNTRRRFSEHSVNLEKQFSGFAPLENRNLGRAHWQTSLGFGSLADIPQSRRHSFADIPMRHPSVSGDTQVTSSSRVGLNEQDENYANINQVSVSNAPGQNREYQRLAMLPRPEEEHEMESEYLRARRFAESYFARDPSLRSAADAQSPMTPPFHQTFNPYVRHQPVLPHQNQLLYIVTFKCHRADVFYIQEDTGLQVNPGDLVIVEADRGTDLGTIQHANISLQKARELKQQYAEEHYKWLMMFSRQGQNGAAGGSVPGSRSAIGGMGTHGAHGVQESAGEIKPKLIKRLAQNHEILTLRDKEGNEAKAKRVCQQKVAEHRLNMEILDAEFQMDWKKLTFYYFADSYINFNSLVTDLFKIYKTRIWMSAINPASFVTPPSAGLHTPNPLGYGQDSPGDRSHQRDGRGFGHSRDALDAGRDGVGLLRSGYGDTYQQFVHNPRQPEAGVGGLASADPFTSYQPGGYGSLEYADYTATSGGNTGPSRMQPAPGEWMNRFQGLSLNS
- a CDS encoding ribosomal 60S subunit protein L15 (transcript_id=CADANIAT00002250), producing MGALKYVEEIQKKKQSDVIRFLLRVRCWELRQLNAIHRASRPSRPDKARRLGYKAKQGYVIYRVRVRRGGRKRPVPKGATYGKPTNMGVNQLKYQRALAATAEERVGRRCANLRVLNSYWINQDSTYKYFEVILVDPQHKAIRRDPRINWICNAVHKHREARGLTSTGKKSRGINKGHRYNNTSGGRRHTWKRQNTQSYWRYR